One window of Verrucomicrobiales bacterium genomic DNA carries:
- a CDS encoding CotH kinase family protein: MRSIQRWGNGPGRGCCWRRFLVCLLGLWIGITYSPAADLFEKRLTPDLRIEISEEGTEVLRAYQWQGGRTDEERTDVLATVYEGDRVYTNVAVHLKGAAGSFRPFDDRPALTLHFGKNGNRQRFHDIEKLHLNNSVQDPSYLSEILAREVCNAANIPTPRATHCLVTLNGRRLGVYVLVEGWTKAFLKRHFGNSKGNLYDSGFARDIDQKLTVNSGEHPEDQSDLASLVRTARFADPNQRMAELEKQIELDRFYSLVAMEVLLSHWDGYSIGRNNYRIYKNQSSGRLAFLPHGMDQLFGVYRSTPEFTIHPKFKGLVADSVISTKAGRAAYLQRLGQLYTNYFTEGKLTRRLDDLATRTAPLFQSNTRRSLVWSNAVAGLRNRIERRVFSVGDQLANPRQPLAFGKTGSATLKAWGFKTDSSGEARGERSLQDGHYQLKIHGGQSQVRTWASWRHSELLDEGIYELRARVRLDAGVTPDGMPTPEIALRLSGERGGFPRASGTEWQELVHTFQVSGPTEIEMLCELRGMNGTALIDANSLRLIKRPSSRSN, translated from the coding sequence ATGCGCTCGATTCAACGATGGGGAAATGGCCCGGGGAGAGGCTGCTGCTGGCGAAGATTTCTCGTTTGCCTGCTCGGGCTGTGGATCGGCATCACCTATAGCCCCGCCGCCGATTTGTTCGAGAAGCGGCTCACCCCCGACCTCCGCATTGAGATTTCAGAGGAAGGAACCGAAGTGCTCCGGGCCTATCAATGGCAGGGCGGCCGAACCGACGAGGAGCGCACCGATGTGCTGGCCACGGTTTACGAAGGCGACCGGGTATACACCAATGTGGCTGTGCACTTGAAGGGAGCCGCGGGAAGTTTTCGACCCTTTGACGACCGCCCCGCCCTGACGCTCCACTTTGGAAAAAATGGCAACCGCCAACGGTTCCATGACATCGAAAAGCTACACCTGAACAATTCCGTTCAGGATCCGAGCTACCTCTCCGAAATTCTCGCGCGCGAAGTCTGCAACGCCGCCAATATCCCCACTCCCCGGGCCACCCACTGCCTGGTCACTCTCAATGGACGCAGGCTCGGCGTGTATGTGCTCGTCGAAGGCTGGACCAAGGCCTTTCTCAAACGCCATTTCGGGAACTCCAAAGGCAACCTCTATGACAGCGGGTTTGCCCGAGATATCGATCAGAAGCTGACCGTGAACTCAGGCGAGCATCCAGAGGATCAATCGGACCTCGCCTCCTTGGTCCGCACCGCCCGCTTCGCCGATCCAAATCAGCGGATGGCAGAGCTTGAAAAGCAGATCGAACTCGACCGGTTCTACAGCCTGGTCGCCATGGAGGTACTGCTGTCCCACTGGGATGGATACAGCATCGGCCGCAATAATTACCGGATCTACAAAAACCAAAGTTCGGGCCGCCTGGCATTTCTCCCTCATGGCATGGACCAACTGTTCGGCGTGTATCGCTCCACCCCGGAGTTCACCATCCACCCCAAGTTCAAAGGCTTGGTCGCTGATTCGGTGATCAGCACGAAAGCAGGGCGGGCGGCGTATTTACAACGCCTCGGGCAGCTTTACACCAATTACTTTACCGAAGGAAAGCTCACCCGACGACTGGACGACCTCGCCACTCGAACCGCGCCTCTCTTTCAATCCAACACCCGCCGATCCCTCGTTTGGAGCAACGCGGTGGCGGGCCTTCGAAATCGGATCGAGCGTCGGGTTTTCAGCGTTGGTGATCAACTGGCCAACCCGCGCCAACCCCTGGCTTTCGGCAAAACCGGCAGCGCCACCCTCAAGGCCTGGGGCTTCAAGACCGACAGCTCGGGTGAAGCCCGAGGCGAGCGATCCCTCCAGGACGGACACTACCAGCTCAAGATCCACGGAGGCCAAAGCCAGGTGCGAACCTGGGCTTCCTGGCGTCACTCCGAGCTGCTCGACGAAGGAATCTATGAGCTCAGAGCCAGGGTGCGACTGGACGCGGGGGTGACTCCCGACGGAATGCCCACTCCTGAGATCGCCCTACGACTCTCCGGTGAGCGAGGCGGCTTTCCTCGCGCGAGCGGGACCGAGTGGCAGGAACTCGTTCATACCTTCCAAGTTAGCGGGCCTACCGAGATCGAGATGCTTTGCGAACTGCGTGGAATGAACGGGACCGCGCTCATCGATGCGAATTCACTCCGACTGATCAAGCGTCCTAGCAGCCGGTCGAACTAG
- a CDS encoding lipoate--protein ligase family protein: MISLVDLTLPTPAENLALDEALLDDCDTGSGGQTLRFWEPTEVFVVVGYGNSVAQEVEMDACVSAGIPVLRRCTGGGTVVQMPGVLNYNLVLQIPETGPLSTLTGTNQFIMGRLREAIASCPGLGERLSVRGVSDLCFDERKVMGSAQRRKRTALVFHGSLLLGANLNLIERFLRFPSKQPDYRANRTHLEFCTNLGVPASEIRNRMTQVWGSSPRLANIPWDRVNQLVRDRYGRSEWNHRS, encoded by the coding sequence ATGATCTCGCTTGTCGACCTGACTCTCCCTACCCCGGCCGAAAACCTGGCTCTGGACGAGGCGTTGCTCGACGACTGCGATACCGGTTCGGGGGGGCAAACCCTTCGGTTTTGGGAACCCACAGAGGTCTTTGTGGTGGTGGGCTATGGGAACTCGGTGGCTCAAGAGGTGGAAATGGACGCCTGCGTTTCGGCGGGAATCCCGGTTCTGCGTCGCTGCACGGGCGGTGGAACGGTAGTCCAGATGCCAGGTGTGCTGAACTACAACCTGGTTCTTCAGATTCCCGAAACCGGACCCCTCAGCACGCTGACCGGCACCAACCAGTTCATCATGGGGCGGTTACGCGAAGCGATCGCCTCCTGTCCAGGCTTGGGAGAACGGCTGTCCGTGCGAGGCGTGTCCGACCTTTGCTTCGACGAGCGGAAAGTGATGGGCAGCGCCCAACGTCGGAAACGCACTGCCCTGGTGTTCCATGGGAGTTTGCTCCTCGGGGCCAACCTGAACCTGATCGAGCGTTTCCTACGCTTTCCTTCCAAGCAGCCGGACTATCGCGCCAATCGTACGCATCTGGAGTTCTGCACGAATCTCGGCGTGCCGGCGAGTGAGATACGGAATCGTATGACCCAGGTCTGGGGATCCTCACCGCGGCTGGCGAACATTCCCTGGGACCGGGTAAACCAGCTGGTCCGAGACCGATACGGACGATCTGAATGGAATCACCGCAGTTGA